From a single Gemmatimonadaceae bacterium genomic region:
- a CDS encoding response regulator, whose amino-acid sequence MQTNPVQRVDPRKLRFRYVDTRRWVLIGTAIGTAAYLVLALVNYAAGGKAGEHDPRVLLAAAAVSAVGSLVTARGRVFVGGMIALLAFWCEVHWSLATAQSFPVPSLLAGSAVLVAAALLLRAPDSMVLAAFTVASTWLAVLLSPAVRREGISAHVLYWLTVHTVITLAVWALVSLGFAIVDRAFLELLRKERELAETIDRAPDGILVLDAQDQVQVANPAAERLLGMSRAQCVGHTIAEVLAAAGNGSAHGERLEPLLHDTGERPRAWSLLRADGHQAELEVTWRAMEEGRRQLVLRDVSERTAGEAARRQMEVQLAHAQRLEAVGQLAGGIAHDFNNILTIVGASAEVLRNELRDDANAPLLDEILAAQERGATLTRQLLAFARRDVVQPRVFDVSSQVLTLRSLLQRVAGEQLRLSFDVEPDCRIRADVGQVEQALVNLVSNARDATPAGGTCAISVVRMTNDDGSEWVRLRVRDDGSGMDEATRLRVFEPFFTTKPRGRGTGLGLAAVHGMVAQGGGRADIESAVGHGTTVLLEFPFAQGALTEPVTIAPTVPQGGGATILVAEDDDGTRATVARMLGRLGYRVILAPDGLQALRQLELHGADVHLLLTDVMMPGLGGPALAARARAERPSLPVLFMSGYPEEALEAVPGFNLETDFLSKPFAASRLAASVAHKLGGATPDATPVAAPV is encoded by the coding sequence GTGCAGACGAATCCAGTGCAGCGTGTGGATCCGCGCAAGCTCAGATTTCGCTACGTCGACACGCGACGGTGGGTGCTGATCGGCACGGCCATCGGCACCGCCGCCTACCTCGTGCTCGCGCTGGTGAACTACGCCGCTGGTGGCAAGGCTGGCGAACACGATCCGCGCGTGCTGCTGGCGGCCGCGGCGGTGTCCGCGGTTGGCAGCCTGGTGACGGCGCGCGGCCGCGTGTTCGTGGGCGGAATGATCGCGCTGCTCGCCTTCTGGTGTGAGGTGCACTGGTCGCTCGCGACGGCGCAGAGCTTCCCCGTGCCGTCTCTGCTGGCGGGGTCGGCGGTGCTGGTGGCCGCCGCGCTGCTGCTGCGGGCGCCGGACTCGATGGTGCTCGCGGCGTTCACCGTGGCCAGCACCTGGCTGGCGGTGCTGCTCTCGCCGGCGGTGCGCCGCGAGGGTATCTCGGCCCATGTGCTGTACTGGCTCACCGTGCACACGGTGATCACGCTCGCGGTCTGGGCGCTGGTGTCGCTGGGGTTCGCGATCGTGGACCGCGCCTTCCTCGAGCTGCTGCGCAAGGAGCGGGAACTGGCGGAGACGATCGACCGTGCGCCGGACGGCATCCTCGTGCTCGACGCACAGGACCAGGTGCAGGTGGCGAATCCTGCCGCCGAGCGGCTGCTGGGGATGTCGCGCGCGCAATGCGTTGGCCACACCATCGCCGAGGTGCTGGCGGCGGCGGGCAACGGGTCGGCGCACGGGGAGCGGCTGGAGCCGCTGCTGCACGACACCGGTGAGCGGCCGCGCGCCTGGTCGCTGCTGCGCGCCGACGGCCACCAGGCCGAGCTGGAGGTGACCTGGCGTGCGATGGAGGAGGGACGCCGGCAGCTCGTGTTGCGCGACGTGTCGGAACGGACCGCCGGTGAGGCGGCGCGTCGCCAGATGGAGGTGCAGCTCGCGCATGCCCAGCGCCTGGAGGCGGTGGGGCAGCTCGCCGGGGGCATCGCGCACGACTTCAACAACATCCTCACCATCGTCGGGGCCTCGGCCGAGGTGCTGCGCAACGAGCTGCGCGACGATGCCAACGCCCCGCTGCTGGACGAGATCCTGGCGGCACAGGAGCGCGGCGCCACGCTCACGCGGCAGTTGCTGGCCTTCGCGCGCCGTGACGTGGTGCAGCCGCGGGTGTTCGATGTGTCGTCGCAGGTGCTCACCCTGCGCAGCCTGCTGCAGCGCGTGGCGGGTGAGCAGCTGCGGCTGTCGTTCGACGTGGAGCCGGACTGCCGCATCCGCGCGGACGTGGGGCAGGTGGAGCAGGCGCTGGTGAACCTCGTCTCGAATGCCCGCGACGCCACGCCGGCCGGCGGCACCTGTGCCATCTCCGTGGTGCGCATGACGAACGACGACGGCTCGGAGTGGGTGCGGCTGCGCGTGCGCGACGACGGCAGCGGCATGGACGAGGCGACACGGCTGCGCGTGTTCGAGCCGTTCTTCACCACCAAGCCACGCGGGCGCGGCACGGGGCTGGGGCTGGCGGCGGTGCACGGCATGGTGGCGCAGGGGGGCGGCCGCGCCGACATCGAGTCGGCGGTGGGACATGGCACCACGGTGCTGCTGGAGTTTCCCTTCGCGCAGGGGGCGCTGACCGAGCCGGTGACGATCGCGCCCACGGTGCCGCAGGGTGGCGGCGCGACCATCCTCGTGGCCGAGGACGACGATGGCACGCGCGCGACGGTGGCGCGGATGCTCGGCCGGCTGGGCTATCGCGTGATCCTGGCTCCCGACGGGCTGCAGGCGCTGCGCCAGCTGGAGCTGCACGGTGCCGATGTGCACCTGCTGCTCACCGACGTGATGATGCCGGGGCTGGGTGGCCCGGCGCTGGCGGCACGTGCGCGTGCGGAGCGGCCGTCACTGCCGGTGCTGTTCATGTCGGGATATCCCGAGGAGGCCCTCGAGGCGGTGCCCGGATTCAACCTCGAGACCGACTTCCTCTCGAAGCCGTTTGCCGCGAGCCGGCTGGCGGCGAGCGTGGCGCACAAGCTCGGTGGCGCCACGCCGGACGCCACGCCGGTTGCCGCACCGGTGTGA
- the cysK gene encoding cysteine synthase A yields the protein MTRAASILATIGNTPHVRLGRLFDARVEVWMKLERANPGGSIKDRIALSMIEAAEASGRLTKDTVIIEPTSGNTGIGLAMVAAVKGYRLLLVMPESMSIERRRVMLAYGAGFELTPRELGMKGAIARANELVAATPGAWMPSQFDNAANIAVHQATTAREILADFPEGLDYLVTGVGTGGHITGVSEVLKQHIPALKTYAVEPAKSPVISGGAPGPHRLQGIGAGFIPANLHTATLDGSVQVTEEEAFDFARRAAREEGIFIGASSGASLAAVAQLLPGMPDGARVLTFCYDTGERYLSVDGLFPVPAT from the coding sequence ATGACGCGAGCCGCCTCCATCCTCGCCACCATCGGCAACACCCCGCACGTCCGCCTCGGCCGGCTGTTCGACGCGCGCGTGGAAGTCTGGATGAAACTCGAGCGTGCGAACCCCGGTGGCAGCATCAAGGACCGCATCGCGCTGTCCATGATCGAGGCCGCCGAGGCCAGTGGCCGGCTCACGAAGGACACCGTCATCATCGAGCCCACCAGCGGCAACACCGGCATCGGGCTCGCCATGGTCGCGGCGGTGAAGGGATACCGGCTGCTGCTGGTGATGCCCGAGAGCATGTCGATCGAGCGCCGGCGCGTGATGCTCGCCTACGGCGCCGGGTTCGAGCTCACGCCGCGCGAACTCGGCATGAAGGGCGCCATCGCGCGCGCCAACGAGCTCGTCGCCGCCACCCCCGGTGCGTGGATGCCCAGCCAGTTCGACAACGCCGCCAACATCGCGGTCCACCAGGCCACCACCGCGCGCGAGATCCTCGCCGACTTCCCCGAGGGGCTGGACTACCTCGTCACCGGCGTCGGCACCGGCGGCCACATCACCGGCGTGAGCGAGGTGCTGAAGCAGCACATCCCCGCGCTGAAGACCTACGCCGTCGAACCCGCGAAGTCTCCGGTGATCAGCGGCGGCGCCCCCGGCCCGCATCGCCTGCAGGGCATCGGGGCCGGCTTCATCCCGGCCAACCTGCACACCGCCACGCTCGATGGCTCCGTGCAGGTCACGGAGGAGGAGGCGTTCGACTTCGCGCGCCGGGCCGCGCGCGAGGAGGGGATCTTCATCGGTGCATCGAGCGGTGCCTCGCTGGCAGCCGTCGCGCAACTGCTGCCGGGCATGCCCGATGGCGCCCGCGTGCTCACCTTCTGCTACGACACCGGGGAGCGCTACCTCTCGGTCGACGGGCTCTTCCCCGTGCCCGCCACCTGA
- a CDS encoding serine acetyltransferase — protein MSHNREAFLAQLSEARRASTLPPRLHLAARDWMRSVLTLLFPHAAPPGAPVDPAGLSAEHDSVARTLQGVLQDLLPDPDAAARVTAQVMDALPDIRVRLYADAEAIHRMDPAAQSVDEVFLAYPGFLAIACHRVASPLWHHQVPILPRLITEWAHARTGVDLHPGATIGDRFAIDHGTGIVVGETARIGNDVRLYQGVTLGALRVAKALASVQRHPTIEDDVTVYANATILGGRTVIGRGSVIGGNVWLTHSVPPGSIVTHAVPDERLRDDFPLEFEI, from the coding sequence GTGTCGCACAACCGTGAGGCCTTCCTGGCCCAGCTGTCGGAGGCCCGCCGGGCCTCCACGCTCCCCCCGCGCCTGCATCTCGCCGCGCGGGACTGGATGCGGAGCGTCCTCACATTGCTCTTTCCTCATGCGGCGCCGCCGGGCGCGCCGGTCGACCCCGCCGGACTGTCCGCCGAGCACGACAGTGTGGCGCGGACGCTGCAGGGCGTGCTGCAGGACCTGCTCCCCGACCCCGACGCCGCCGCCCGCGTCACGGCGCAGGTGATGGACGCGCTCCCGGATATCCGCGTCCGTTTGTACGCTGATGCCGAGGCCATCCACCGCATGGACCCCGCCGCCCAGAGCGTCGACGAGGTCTTCCTCGCCTACCCCGGCTTCCTGGCCATCGCCTGCCACCGCGTGGCCAGCCCGCTCTGGCACCACCAGGTGCCGATCCTCCCGCGCCTCATCACCGAGTGGGCGCACGCGCGCACCGGCGTGGACCTGCACCCCGGTGCCACCATCGGCGACCGGTTCGCGATCGACCACGGCACCGGCATCGTCGTCGGCGAGACGGCGCGCATCGGGAACGACGTGCGCCTCTACCAGGGCGTGACGCTCGGCGCGCTCCGCGTGGCCAAGGCGCTCGCCAGCGTCCAGCGGCACCCCACGATCGAGGACGACGTGACGGTGTACGCCAACGCCACCATCCTCGGCGGCCGCACCGTCATCGGCCGCGGCAGCGTGATCGGCGGAAACGTCTGGCTCACGCACAGTGTTCCTCCCGGGTCGATCGTGACCCACGCGGTGCCGGACGAGCGGCTCCGCGACGACTTCCCACTGGAGTTCGAGATATGA